One window from the genome of Choloepus didactylus isolate mChoDid1 chromosome 2, mChoDid1.pri, whole genome shotgun sequence encodes:
- the LOC119512932 gene encoding late cornified envelope protein 1F, which translates to MSCQQSQQQCQPPPKCTPKCPPKCQTPKCPPKCPPKCPPQAPVSSCCGVSSGGCCGPSSGGCCSSGCGDCCSSGGGGCCLSHHRRRRSHRHRHQSSDCCSQPSGGSSCCGGGSSCCGGGSGQYSGGCC; encoded by the coding sequence ATGTCCTGTCAGCAGAGCCAGCAGCAGTGCCAGCCCCCTCCCAAGTGCACCCCCAAGTGTCCTCCCAAGTGCCAAACTCCtaaatgccccccaaaatgccctcCTAAGTGCCCTCCCCAAGCTCCAGTCTCTTCCTGCTGTGGTGTCAGCTCTGGGGGCTGCTGTGGCCCCAGCTCCGGGGGCTGCTGCAGCTCCGGGTGTGGCGACTGCTGCAGCtccgggggtgggggctgctgcctGAGCCACCACAGGCGCCGCAGATCCCACCGCCACAGGCACCAGAGCTCTGACTGCTGCAGCCAGCCCTCGGGGGGCTCCAGCTGCTGCGGAGGGGGCTCCAGCTGCTGTGGAGGGGGCAGCGGTCAGTACTCTGGAGGCTGCTGCTGA
- the LOC119512941 gene encoding keratinocyte proline-rich protein, giving the protein MCDQQQIQSGQPQCCVKGSSFCTSKSPCTNSQMVVQAPGEIQIVECPPPCPVQVCQVKCQAPSQPTTTQVQCQAPCQSVSYVPCETLCPVQTCYVECAPVCYTETCCVENPVQTYVSCPAPQPVQTYIECPPVSQTKGRFSTQCQYQGSYSSCIPQFQPRISYSNCAPQRQSRAPFRRCALQYQDQGSYGSFTAQCRSQSTSRCLPPRQLQPSYGSCTPSRRSELCYGSYLPSRCSSSSYNYCTPPRRSEPIYRSGCSQGPTSRSSQRCGPKCRIEISSPCCPKQVPPQKCPVQIPPIRRRSESCAPRSSRGSSSPELRPYPLPSSSLCPSRRLDQCPEPSLQRCPLPAPRPFPHPEPRPCPLPRRLSEPCLYPVPRPTSPPVPRPAPRPAPRPRPVQCEHPAPLPRQQSCERPRLCSLPEPIPLPAPCPSPEPCVEPPRCPNPCSSPSPIPCLQDLGCRESNPCRLDTEVPSYGPGGYN; this is encoded by the coding sequence ATGTGTGACCAGCAGCAGATCCAGTCTGGTCAGCCACAGTGTTGTGTGAAGGGTTCCTCCTTCTGCACCTCCAAGTCCCCCTGTACCAACAGCCAGATGGTAGTCCAAGCCCCTGGTGAGATACAAATTGTGGAGTGCCCGCCACCATGCCCAGTTCAAGTTTGCCAGGTGAAGTGCCAGGCTCCGAGCCAGCCCACGACCACCCAGGTGCAGTGCCAGGCTCCATGCCAGTCTGTTTCCTATGTGCCATGCGAAACTCTGTGCCCTGTTCAGACTTGCTATGTAGAATGTGCTCCAGTCTGTTATACAGAAACCTGTTGTGTGGAAAACCCAGTTCAGACCTATGTATCCTGCCCAGCTCCTCAGCCTGTCCAGACTTACATAGAATGTCCCCCAGTGTCCCAGACTAAGGGAAGGTTCTCCACTCAGTGCCAGTATCAGGGCTCCTACAGCAGCTGCATCCCCCAGTTCCAGCCACGAATTTCCTACAGCAACTGTGCCCCCCAGCGCCAGTCCCGGGCCCCATTTAGGAGGTGCGCTCTCCAATACCAGGACCAGGGCTCTTATGGGAGCTTCACTGCTCAGTGTCGGTCTCAGAGCACCAGCAGATGCCTCCCTCCTCGTCAGCTGCAGCCTTCTTACGGCAGCTGTACCCCTTCTCGGCGTTCTGAGCTCTGCTACGGCAGCTATCTGCCATCAAGATGCTCCTCCAGCTCCTATAACTACTGCACCCCACCCCGCCGCTCTGAGCCCATCTATAGAAGTGGCTGTTCTCAAGGTCCCACTTCAAGAAGCTCTCAGAGGTGTGGACCCAAGTGCCGAATCGAGATTTCCTCCCCCTGCTGCCCCAAGCAGGTTCCCCCACAGAAGTGTCCTGTTCAGATTCCTCCCATCAGACGCCGCTCTGAGAGCTGTGCCCCGAGATCCTCCCGTGGTTCCTCCTCCCCAGAGCTGAGGCCATACCCCCTCCCAAGTTCAAGCTTATGCCCATCACGACGTCTTGACCAATGTCCAGAGCCATCACTGCAGAGATGTCCACTTCCTGCTCCACGTCCATTTCCGCACCCAGAACCCCGCCCATGTCCCCTACCACGTCGACTTTCGGAACCCTGTTTGTACCCAGTACCACGTCCGACATCACCTCCAGTTCCACGTCCAGCACCACGTCCAGCTCCGCGTCCTCGTCCAGTGCAGTGTGAGCATCCAGCACCACTTCCTCGTCAGCAGTCCTGTGAGCGCCCACGTCTTTGCTCACTTCCAGAGCCAATTCCCCTTCCAGCACCCTGCCCAAGTCCAGAGCCGTGTGTGGAGCCTCCTAGGTGTCCCAATCCATGCTCAAGTCCAAGTCCAATTCCATGCCTACAAGACCTGGGCTGTCGTGAATCCAATCCATGCCGCCTAGACACTGAGGTTCCCAGCTATGGCCCAGGTGGTTATAACTAG
- the LOC119517567 gene encoding late cornified envelope protein 2D-like → MSCQQNQQQCQPPPKCPPKCTPKCTPCPPKCPPKCPPQCPAPCPPPVSSCCGPSSGGCCLTHHRPHLFHRRRHQSPDCCECEPSGGSDCCHGSGGCC, encoded by the coding sequence ATGTCCTGCCAGCAGAACCAGCAGCAGTGCCAGCCCCCTCCCAAGTGCCCTCCAAAGTGCACCCCAAAGTGCACCCCATGCCCTCCAAAATGTCCTCCAAAGTGCCCACCCCAGTGTCCAGCCCCTTGCCCCCCTCCAGTGTCTTCCTGCTGTGGCCCCAGCTCCGGGGGCTGCTGTCTGACCCACCACAGGCCCCATCTCTTCCACCGGCGCCGGCACCAGAGCCCCGACTGCTGTGAGTGTGAGCCCTCCGGGGGCTCTGACTGCTGCCACGGCTCTGGGGGCTGCTGCTGA